One Micromonospora eburnea genomic region harbors:
- a CDS encoding FtsW/RodA/SpoVE family cell cycle protein yields the protein MAALRGLLDRPLASYYLLLSSAGLLLLIGLTMVFSTTSVRDFATGGDASASLVRQSIFAVIGIVAFWACQRLPARTFRALARPVLGVAVVLLLILNLLVALEALFGVESIGPLKAELLWLFLGPITIQPVEVAKLALVLWGAHVLARKGATLGWWKELATPLFPVVGLLFVLVGYNDLGSMLCLLALLVGLLWAAGVRLQVFATLSAVGLAGIGLLVAAASLGAGSGARDADNYRLARLTMFLSPPDPKECFESWCYQTVQARSAIDHGGWFGVGLGKSTFKWDWLPEAHNDFIFAIVAEELGVVGCTVLLVLFAVLAYTGLRIARRVEDPFRRLAAAGVTAWLVGQAVINIGGVTGLLPLTGVPLPFISDGGSALVVTLAAVGMLASFARAEPDAARALHARPPARWVRLVWAPLPPLPGRRRRPAPPPPDRGSVPRSRTRRSDDQAAARGPRPGRTRAGTASERRR from the coding sequence CTGGCCGCGCTGCGCGGGCTGCTGGACCGGCCGTTGGCCTCCTACTACCTGCTGCTCTCCAGCGCCGGCCTGCTGCTGCTGATCGGCCTGACCATGGTCTTCTCGACCACCAGCGTGCGGGATTTCGCCACGGGCGGTGACGCGTCGGCGTCGCTGGTCCGGCAGTCGATCTTCGCGGTGATCGGCATCGTGGCGTTCTGGGCCTGCCAGCGGCTGCCCGCCCGCACCTTCCGGGCGCTGGCCCGGCCGGTGCTCGGTGTGGCGGTGGTGCTGCTGCTGATCCTCAACCTGCTGGTCGCCCTGGAGGCGCTGTTCGGGGTCGAGTCGATCGGCCCGCTGAAGGCCGAGCTGCTCTGGCTCTTCCTCGGCCCGATCACCATCCAGCCGGTCGAGGTGGCCAAGCTCGCGCTGGTGCTCTGGGGCGCGCACGTGTTGGCCCGCAAGGGCGCCACGCTGGGCTGGTGGAAGGAGCTGGCCACACCCCTGTTTCCGGTGGTCGGGCTGCTCTTCGTGCTGGTCGGCTACAACGACCTCGGCAGCATGCTCTGCCTGCTGGCGCTGCTGGTCGGGCTGCTCTGGGCGGCCGGCGTCCGGCTCCAGGTCTTCGCCACGCTCTCCGCGGTCGGCCTGGCCGGCATCGGACTGCTGGTCGCCGCCGCCTCCCTGGGCGCCGGCTCCGGGGCCCGGGACGCCGACAACTACCGGCTGGCCCGGCTCACCATGTTCCTCAGCCCGCCCGATCCGAAGGAATGCTTCGAGAGCTGGTGCTACCAGACCGTCCAGGCCCGCAGCGCCATCGACCACGGTGGCTGGTTCGGGGTCGGCCTGGGCAAGAGCACCTTCAAGTGGGACTGGCTGCCCGAGGCGCACAACGACTTCATCTTCGCGATCGTCGCCGAGGAACTGGGCGTGGTCGGCTGCACCGTGCTGCTGGTGCTCTTCGCCGTGCTGGCGTACACCGGGCTGCGGATCGCCCGGCGGGTGGAGGACCCGTTCCGCCGGCTGGCCGCAGCGGGCGTCACGGCCTGGCTGGTCGGCCAGGCCGTGATCAACATCGGCGGGGTCACCGGCCTGCTGCCGCTGACCGGCGTGCCGCTGCCGTTCATCTCCGACGGCGGCAGCGCTCTGGTGGTGACCCTCGCGGCGGTCGGCATGCTCGCCTCCTTCGCCCGCGCCGAGCCGGACGCGGCCCGAGCCCTGCATGCCCGTCCACCGGCCCGATGGGTCCGACTAGTCTGGGCCCCGTTGCCGCCGCTTCCCGGCCGGCGGCGCCGGCCGGCGCCGCCACCTCCGGACCGCGGGTCCGTACCCCGGTCCAGGACGCGGCGGTCCGACGACCAGGCCGCAGCCCGCGGCCCACGGCCGGGCCGGACGCGCGCCGGCACGGCGAGCGAGAGGAGACGCTGA
- the mraY gene encoding phospho-N-acetylmuramoyl-pentapeptide-transferase gives MRAVIVAIGVAFIVSLLCTPIAIKVFARLKAGQPIRSNLGLASNEGKKGTPTMGGVVFILATVIAYVAGHLALTTLPNAQIAQVEPTITALVLLGLMVFSGAVGFIDDFLKVRKRHSGGLNKRGKLAGQIIVGAAFGVVALYFPSTMYDRAGNRTNAETVGSTTLSFIRDIPALEIGKIGAVIVIVLVVMAATNGVNLTDGLDGLATGASVMVLAAYGLIAFWQYRHWCADPNYTEAYCYTVRDPLEIALIAGAAAGACVGFLWWNTSPARIFMGDTGALGLGGLIAGMAMSTRTILLLPIIGALFVIITMSVVIQIISFRTTGKRVFRMSPLQHHFELAGWSEVNIVVRFWIIAGIGVAIALGLFYSEFLAAVS, from the coding sequence ATGAGGGCGGTGATCGTCGCCATCGGGGTCGCCTTCATCGTCTCGCTGCTCTGCACCCCGATCGCGATCAAGGTGTTCGCCCGGCTGAAGGCCGGCCAGCCGATCCGATCAAACCTCGGGCTCGCCAGCAATGAGGGCAAGAAGGGCACGCCGACCATGGGCGGCGTGGTCTTCATCCTGGCCACGGTGATCGCGTACGTCGCCGGCCACCTGGCCCTGACCACCCTGCCGAACGCGCAGATCGCCCAGGTCGAGCCGACCATCACGGCGTTGGTGCTGCTGGGGCTGATGGTGTTCTCCGGTGCGGTCGGCTTCATCGACGACTTCCTGAAGGTCCGCAAGCGGCACAGCGGTGGCCTCAACAAGCGGGGCAAGCTGGCCGGCCAGATCATCGTCGGCGCGGCCTTCGGTGTCGTCGCGCTCTATTTCCCGAGCACCATGTACGACCGGGCCGGCAACCGGACCAACGCCGAGACGGTGGGCAGCACCACGCTGAGCTTCATCCGGGACATCCCCGCGCTGGAGATCGGAAAGATCGGTGCGGTGATCGTCATCGTCCTGGTGGTGATGGCCGCGACCAACGGGGTGAACCTCACCGACGGCCTGGACGGCCTGGCCACCGGCGCCTCGGTGATGGTGCTCGCCGCGTACGGGCTGATCGCCTTCTGGCAGTACCGGCACTGGTGCGCCGACCCGAACTACACCGAGGCGTACTGCTACACGGTCCGTGACCCGCTGGAGATCGCTCTGATCGCCGGGGCGGCGGCGGGTGCCTGCGTCGGCTTCCTCTGGTGGAACACGTCACCGGCCCGGATCTTCATGGGCGACACCGGTGCGCTCGGCCTGGGCGGCCTGATCGCCGGCATGGCGATGTCCACCCGGACCATCCTGCTGCTGCCGATCATCGGGGCGTTGTTCGTGATCATCACCATGTCCGTGGTGATCCAGATCATCTCGTTCCGGACCACCGGCAAGCGGGTGTTCCGGATGTCGCCGTTGCAGCACCACTTCGAGCTGGCCGGCTGGAGCGAGGTCAACATCGTGGTCCGGTTCTGGATCATCGCCGGCATCGGTGTGGCCATCGCGCTGGGCCTGTTCTACAGCGAGTTCCTCGCCGCGGTCTCCTGA
- a CDS encoding peptidoglycan D,D-transpeptidase FtsI family protein yields MPPRSEEPRRDAMGSRRGSSRDGRGTDPRSGEPGVGGISDARAYTPRGRTIREGGGTARTGVGGAEQRRTPRGGRSGDPFRPALQVLDGGRSGAARTGRREAPAGARGGVVRTVSARPVREPFDDDEVPPGRRPGPRRPERPAARRPVRKKRRPPKLADPRRRLRLGTLLALALFTTIGIRLVYLQTVDTPAFADGGLVNRLTVVELPAPRGTIYDRTGAPLAHSIEARYVYADPPKVKDRVATAKLLSPLLGVPASDLADRMKERTLPGTSIKSRFEYLARGVPIDKAKQIMALELAGIGTHRDERREVPGGDLAANLLGFVSQDMIGLEGLEAKYDDLLRGQPGRKRYESGRGDLAAPIPGGFSETTPPKPGSSLALTLDRDLQFQAQRILSTQMAQTRNSVGAAVILEPSSGEVLAQVSYPGYSTAAPTKVNSPADREDAATSFVVDPGSIHKAITYGAALQEGVITPDTVFPVANTITRGGVVFKDTHPANGQRMSIPGMLAFSSNVGTIEIAEKLGPDRLIDYQKRFGLGQRTGEGMPGEAAGRLLPANEWSGSSYGSVPIGHSVDATPLQMAAAYAAIANDGTYVQPHLVKATIDPEGKQTPAAAPRTWPVLSPQNATALRRMLEAVTTIDNGPGERATGLAAAVPGYRVAGKTGTGSRYVDGKLQPGAVGSFIGMAPAEKPRYVVAVFVWSPGGEGSALAAPAFREIMGFTLHHYRVPPSATDKSPKFEVFPR; encoded by the coding sequence GTGCCGCCGAGATCGGAGGAACCGCGCCGGGACGCCATGGGCTCCCGGCGCGGCTCGTCGCGGGACGGCCGGGGCACCGACCCCCGCTCCGGTGAGCCGGGGGTCGGCGGGATCTCCGACGCGCGCGCGTACACGCCCCGGGGGCGGACCATCCGGGAGGGCGGCGGCACGGCCCGGACCGGAGTCGGCGGCGCCGAGCAGCGGCGTACCCCGCGCGGCGGCCGCTCCGGCGACCCGTTCCGCCCGGCCTTGCAGGTGCTCGACGGCGGTCGGTCCGGGGCGGCCCGCACCGGCCGCCGGGAGGCTCCCGCGGGCGCCCGGGGCGGTGTGGTGCGGACCGTGTCGGCCCGGCCGGTGCGGGAGCCGTTCGACGACGACGAGGTGCCGCCGGGGCGCCGGCCCGGCCCGCGCCGCCCGGAGCGGCCCGCCGCCCGGCGGCCGGTCCGCAAGAAGCGCCGCCCGCCGAAGCTCGCCGACCCGCGCCGCCGGCTGCGGCTCGGCACGCTGCTCGCGCTGGCGCTCTTCACCACCATCGGCATCCGGCTGGTCTACCTCCAGACCGTGGACACCCCGGCGTTCGCCGACGGCGGGCTCGTCAACCGGCTCACCGTGGTCGAGCTGCCGGCCCCGCGGGGCACCATCTACGACCGGACCGGCGCCCCGCTGGCGCACAGCATCGAGGCGCGCTACGTCTACGCCGACCCGCCCAAGGTCAAGGACCGGGTGGCCACCGCGAAGCTGCTCTCCCCGCTGCTCGGGGTGCCGGCCTCCGACCTGGCCGACCGGATGAAGGAGCGCACCCTCCCCGGCACCTCCATCAAGTCCCGGTTCGAGTACCTGGCCCGTGGCGTCCCCATCGACAAGGCCAAGCAGATCATGGCGCTGGAGCTGGCCGGGATCGGCACGCACCGGGACGAGCGGCGCGAGGTGCCCGGCGGCGACCTGGCCGCCAACCTGCTCGGCTTCGTCAGCCAGGACATGATCGGGTTGGAGGGCCTGGAGGCGAAGTACGACGACCTGCTGCGGGGGCAGCCCGGCCGGAAGCGGTACGAGTCAGGGCGGGGGGACCTGGCCGCGCCGATCCCCGGCGGCTTCAGCGAGACCACGCCGCCGAAGCCGGGCAGCTCGCTGGCGTTGACCCTCGACCGTGACCTGCAGTTCCAGGCTCAGCGCATCCTGTCCACCCAGATGGCCCAGACCCGCAACAGCGTCGGCGCGGCGGTGATCCTGGAACCGTCCTCCGGTGAGGTGCTGGCCCAGGTGAGCTACCCCGGTTACAGCACGGCCGCCCCGACGAAGGTCAACTCGCCGGCCGACCGGGAGGACGCGGCCACCAGCTTCGTGGTCGACCCCGGCTCGATCCACAAGGCGATCACCTACGGCGCCGCCCTCCAGGAGGGGGTGATCACCCCGGACACCGTCTTCCCGGTGGCCAACACGATCACCAGGGGTGGCGTGGTCTTCAAGGACACCCACCCGGCCAACGGGCAGCGGATGAGCATCCCCGGCATGCTGGCGTTCTCGTCCAACGTCGGGACGATCGAGATCGCCGAGAAGCTGGGCCCGGACCGCCTGATCGACTACCAGAAGCGGTTCGGGTTGGGGCAGCGCACCGGCGAGGGCATGCCCGGGGAGGCCGCCGGGCGGTTGCTTCCCGCCAACGAGTGGAGCGGCTCGTCGTACGGGTCGGTGCCGATCGGGCACAGCGTGGACGCCACCCCGTTGCAGATGGCCGCCGCGTACGCCGCGATCGCCAACGACGGGACGTACGTCCAGCCGCACCTGGTCAAGGCGACGATCGATCCGGAGGGGAAGCAGACCCCGGCCGCCGCCCCGCGTACCTGGCCGGTGCTCAGCCCGCAGAACGCGACCGCGCTGCGGCGCATGCTGGAGGCGGTCACCACGATCGACAACGGCCCCGGCGAGCGGGCCACCGGCCTGGCCGCCGCCGTCCCCGGCTACCGGGTGGCCGGCAAGACCGGCACCGGGTCGCGGTACGTCGACGGCAAGCTCCAGCCCGGCGCGGTCGGCTCGTTCATCGGGATGGCGCCGGCGGAGAAGCCGAGGTACGTGGTGGCGGTCTTCGTGTGGAGCCCGGGCGGCGAGGGTAGCGCGCTCGCCGCGCCGGCCTTCCGCGAGATCATGGGTTTCACTCTCCACCACTACCGGGTGCCGCCGTCCGCGACCGACAAGTCCCCCAAGTTCGAGGTCTTTCCGCGCTGA
- the mraZ gene encoding division/cell wall cluster transcriptional repressor MraZ, which yields MFLGTHTPRLDDKGRLILPAKFRDELAGGVVITKGQERCLYVFPMPEFQRIADQLRAQPMTSKAARAYSRVFFASAHDEVPDKQGRVTIPAHLRSYAALERDLVVIGASTRVEIWDRAAWEAYLAESEDDFADIEEGVLPGGL from the coding sequence ATGTTTCTCGGCACCCACACTCCGCGCCTGGACGACAAAGGCCGGTTGATCCTTCCGGCGAAGTTCCGGGATGAGCTGGCGGGGGGTGTCGTGATCACCAAAGGGCAGGAGCGCTGCCTCTACGTCTTCCCGATGCCCGAGTTCCAGCGGATCGCGGACCAGTTGCGCGCGCAGCCGATGACGAGCAAGGCGGCCCGCGCGTACAGCCGGGTCTTCTTCGCCAGCGCCCACGACGAGGTGCCGGACAAGCAGGGGCGGGTAACCATCCCCGCGCACCTGCGCTCGTACGCCGCGCTGGAGCGCGACCTGGTCGTGATCGGCGCGAGCACCCGGGTGGAGATCTGGGACAGGGCGGCCTGGGAGGCCTACCTCGCGGAGAGTGAAGACGACTTCGCCGACATCGAGGAGGGGGTGCTGCCCGGCGGTCTGTAG
- a CDS encoding UDP-N-acetylmuramoyl-L-alanyl-D-glutamate--2,6-diaminopimelate ligase: MRSGPDDRVGSDAVPGNPRPRTVNPVRLGDLAVRLQTSARSGLASPAAASERQAQLPPAAAEVAVTGVTHASQEVRPGDLYAALPGARRHGAEFAAAAAEAGAVALLTDPAGAELAAATGLPTLVVDDPRAVLGEVAATVYGDPTAGLLVIGVTGTAGKTSTSYLIESGLRAAGRTTGLIGTVETRLGDLVIDSVRTTPEATDLHAMLAVARERGVDAVVMEVSSHALAMGRVGGVRFTVGGYTNFGSDHLDFHADEADYFAAKAKLFDGRCQVEVLNHDDPALRPLVKPATVTYSAAGDPTATWWADGVDGEGYSQRFTVHGPDGLTRPTGVALPGRHNVANALLAIAILVAAGVDPDTAAAGVAACGGVPGRLELVSGDAPVRGVVDYAHKANAIEAVLAALRQLTAGRLISVLGAGGDRDRGKRPVMGATAAAGADVVLVTDDNPRTEDPAAIRAEVLAGAYAAGTAARIIEVPDRRAAIEEAVRLAEPGDVVALLGKGQERGQEINGEVLPFDDRVELAEALRARFGDLVGQR; this comes from the coding sequence GTGCGGTCGGGACCGGACGACCGGGTAGGGTCTGACGCCGTGCCCGGCAATCCACGTCCCCGTACCGTGAATCCCGTCCGGCTCGGCGACCTCGCCGTCCGGTTGCAGACGAGCGCGAGGAGCGGGCTCGCGAGCCCCGCAGCCGCGAGCGAACGTCAGGCTCAGCTGCCTCCGGCGGCCGCCGAGGTGGCGGTGACCGGGGTGACCCACGCCAGCCAGGAGGTCCGCCCCGGCGACCTCTACGCGGCCCTGCCCGGCGCCCGCCGGCACGGCGCGGAGTTCGCCGCCGCCGCGGCCGAGGCCGGCGCGGTGGCTCTGCTCACCGACCCGGCCGGCGCGGAGCTGGCCGCCGCCACGGGCCTGCCGACGCTGGTGGTCGACGATCCGCGGGCGGTGCTCGGCGAGGTCGCCGCCACCGTCTACGGCGATCCCACCGCCGGGCTGCTGGTGATCGGGGTGACCGGCACCGCCGGCAAGACCTCCACCAGCTACCTGATCGAGTCCGGGCTGCGCGCCGCCGGGCGCACCACCGGTCTGATCGGCACCGTGGAGACCCGGCTCGGCGACCTGGTGATCGACAGCGTCCGGACCACCCCGGAGGCGACCGACCTGCACGCCATGCTCGCCGTGGCCCGCGAGCGCGGGGTCGACGCGGTGGTCATGGAGGTGTCCAGCCACGCGCTGGCCATGGGGCGGGTCGGCGGGGTGCGGTTCACCGTGGGCGGCTACACCAACTTCGGCTCCGACCATCTCGACTTCCACGCCGACGAGGCGGACTATTTCGCCGCGAAGGCGAAGCTCTTCGACGGGCGCTGCCAGGTCGAGGTGCTCAACCACGACGACCCGGCGCTACGGCCGCTGGTCAAGCCGGCGACCGTGACCTATTCGGCGGCCGGCGACCCGACCGCCACCTGGTGGGCCGACGGCGTCGACGGCGAGGGCTACTCCCAGCGCTTCACCGTGCACGGCCCGGACGGGCTGACCCGGCCCACCGGCGTGGCGCTGCCCGGCCGGCACAACGTGGCCAACGCGCTGCTCGCCATCGCGATCCTGGTCGCCGCCGGAGTCGACCCGGACACCGCCGCGGCCGGGGTGGCCGCCTGCGGCGGCGTGCCCGGTCGGCTGGAACTGGTCAGCGGCGACGCCCCGGTCCGCGGGGTGGTCGACTACGCGCACAAGGCGAACGCCATCGAGGCGGTCCTGGCCGCGCTGCGGCAGCTCACCGCCGGCCGGCTGATCAGCGTCCTGGGCGCCGGCGGCGACCGGGACCGGGGCAAGCGGCCGGTGATGGGCGCCACCGCCGCGGCGGGCGCCGACGTGGTGCTGGTGACCGACGACAACCCGCGCACCGAGGACCCGGCCGCGATCCGGGCCGAGGTGCTGGCCGGGGCGTACGCCGCGGGCACCGCCGCGCGGATCATCGAGGTGCCCGACCGGCGGGCCGCGATCGAGGAGGCGGTCCGGCTGGCCGAACCGGGCGACGTGGTGGCGCTGCTGGGCAAGGGCCAGGAACGCGGTCAGGAGATCAACGGCGAGGTGCTGCCGTTCGACGACCGGGTGGAGCTGGCGGAGGCGCTGCGCGCCCGGTTCGGCGACCTGGTGGGGCAGCGATGA
- a CDS encoding UDP-N-acetylmuramoyl-tripeptide--D-alanyl-D-alanine ligase → MITLTLAEIAAAVDGRLVAADPAARVAGSVEFDSRKVGPGGLFVAFPGEQVDGHDYAAAAVSSGAVAVLGTREVPGVPMVLVADALDAMGRLARTVVDRLPGLTVIGLTGSSGKTTTKDLIAQLTARLGPTVAPPGSFNNELGHPYTALQAGPETRYLVMEKGARGVGHVRYLCEVVPPRISVVLNVGVAHLGEFGSVETIALAKGELVEALPADGLAVLNADDPLVDAMATRTEARVVRYGEAERADVRAVDVTLDPRGRPSYTLVTPEGSAPVRLGLTGRHQVSNSLAAAAVARELGMPLAELAAALGELGLVSTRRMDVFERPDGVTVIDDSYNANPASMSVALRSLVSMGGAGRTVAVLGYMAELGDFEREGHQQVGRLAAELGVDRLLVVGEPAAPIHEGATAVSDWGGESVLLTDQAAAVEVLRSELRPGDVVLVKGSRYRTWEVADALRTAAGNGAAS, encoded by the coding sequence ATGATCACGCTGACCCTGGCCGAGATCGCCGCCGCCGTCGACGGCCGGCTGGTCGCCGCCGACCCGGCCGCCCGGGTCGCCGGCTCGGTCGAGTTCGACTCCCGCAAGGTCGGCCCCGGCGGGCTCTTCGTCGCCTTCCCCGGCGAGCAGGTGGACGGGCACGACTACGCCGCCGCCGCGGTGTCCTCCGGCGCGGTGGCCGTGCTCGGCACCCGCGAGGTGCCCGGCGTGCCGATGGTGCTGGTCGCCGACGCGCTCGACGCGATGGGCCGGCTGGCCCGCACGGTGGTCGACCGGCTGCCCGGGCTGACCGTGATCGGGCTGACCGGCTCCTCCGGCAAGACCACCACCAAGGACCTGATCGCCCAGCTCACCGCCCGACTCGGTCCGACGGTGGCGCCGCCCGGCTCGTTCAACAACGAGCTGGGGCACCCGTACACGGCGTTGCAGGCCGGCCCGGAGACCCGCTACCTGGTGATGGAGAAGGGCGCCCGCGGGGTGGGGCACGTCCGCTACCTGTGCGAGGTGGTGCCGCCGCGGATCTCGGTGGTGCTCAACGTCGGGGTCGCGCACCTCGGTGAGTTCGGCTCGGTGGAGACCATCGCCCTGGCCAAGGGGGAGTTGGTCGAGGCGCTGCCCGCCGACGGGCTGGCCGTGCTGAACGCCGACGACCCCCTCGTCGACGCGATGGCCACGCGTACCGAGGCCCGGGTGGTCCGGTACGGCGAGGCGGAGCGGGCCGACGTACGGGCGGTGGACGTGACCCTGGACCCGCGGGGGCGGCCGTCGTACACCCTGGTGACCCCGGAGGGGAGCGCGCCGGTGCGGCTCGGGCTGACCGGGCGGCACCAGGTCTCGAACAGCCTCGCCGCCGCGGCGGTCGCCCGTGAGCTGGGGATGCCCCTGGCCGAGCTGGCCGCCGCGCTGGGCGAGCTGGGCCTGGTCTCCACCCGGCGGATGGACGTGTTCGAGCGCCCCGACGGGGTGACCGTGATCGACGACTCGTACAACGCCAACCCGGCCTCGATGTCCGTCGCGCTGCGTTCGCTGGTCAGCATGGGCGGGGCGGGGCGTACCGTCGCGGTGCTCGGCTACATGGCCGAGCTGGGCGACTTCGAACGGGAGGGGCACCAGCAGGTCGGCCGGCTCGCGGCCGAGTTGGGTGTCGACCGGCTGCTCGTGGTGGGCGAGCCGGCGGCGCCGATCCACGAAGGCGCCACAGCGGTAAGTGACTGGGGAGGAGAGTCGGTGCTGCTCACCGATCAGGCGGCGGCCGTCGAGGTGCTGCGGAGTGAACTGCGTCCAGGGGACGTGGTCCTGGTGAAGGGCTCCCGGTACCGCACCTGGGAGGTGGCCGACGCGCTGCGCACGGCCGCCGGGAACGGGGCCGCCTCATGA
- a CDS encoding Mur ligase family protein has translation MPLRAKVASSVSRTAAALSRAAGRGDGSVIGGWIGLKIDPDLLAHLSAGRAIALVSGTNGKTTTTRLTTAAVGVLGRVATNSFGANMPTGHTSALAKAGSTPYAVLEVDEHYLAQVLEATDPHVVALLNLSRDQLDRAKEVAMMAQLWRTALVRHPEVRVVANADDPMVVWAATPPADPAQGHTPPHVTWFSAGQRWHDDSWVCPECSSTIQRSGEQWWCTGCHLRRPQPQWTVEEDGVLDPSGAWHKVQLQLPGKVNVGNAATALAVAAEFGVRPVDAVSRLAAVTSVAGRYAQVDRDGRNIRLLLAKNPASWLEAFDMADVEPTLLSINARDPDGLDTSWLYDVDFAPLRGRQVLITGDRAYDLAVRLDVNGVPFQHVRSFEEAVRSVPPGRLEVIANYTAFQDIRAELDRVN, from the coding sequence ATGCCCCTGCGGGCGAAGGTGGCCAGCTCCGTGTCGCGCACCGCGGCGGCGCTGTCCCGGGCCGCGGGTCGTGGCGACGGCTCGGTGATCGGCGGCTGGATCGGCCTCAAGATCGACCCTGACCTGCTCGCGCACCTGTCGGCCGGCCGCGCCATCGCGCTGGTGTCCGGCACCAACGGCAAGACCACCACGACCCGGCTCACCACCGCCGCCGTCGGCGTGCTCGGCCGCGTCGCGACCAACTCCTTCGGCGCCAACATGCCCACCGGCCACACCTCGGCCCTGGCCAAGGCCGGCAGCACCCCGTACGCCGTGCTGGAGGTCGACGAGCACTACCTCGCGCAGGTGCTGGAGGCCACCGACCCGCACGTGGTGGCCCTGCTCAACCTCTCCCGCGACCAGCTCGACCGGGCCAAGGAGGTCGCCATGATGGCGCAGCTCTGGCGCACCGCGCTGGTCCGGCACCCCGAGGTCCGGGTGGTCGCCAACGCCGACGACCCGATGGTGGTCTGGGCCGCCACACCGCCCGCCGACCCGGCCCAGGGCCACACCCCGCCGCACGTCACCTGGTTCAGCGCCGGCCAGCGCTGGCACGACGACTCGTGGGTCTGCCCCGAGTGCAGCTCCACCATCCAGCGCTCCGGCGAGCAGTGGTGGTGCACCGGCTGCCACCTGCGTCGCCCGCAGCCGCAGTGGACCGTCGAGGAGGACGGCGTGCTCGACCCGAGCGGCGCCTGGCACAAGGTGCAGCTCCAGCTCCCCGGCAAGGTCAACGTGGGCAACGCGGCCACCGCCCTCGCGGTCGCCGCCGAGTTCGGCGTACGGCCGGTGGACGCGGTCTCCCGGCTCGCCGCCGTCACCTCGGTCGCCGGCCGCTACGCGCAGGTCGACCGGGACGGGCGCAACATCCGGCTGCTACTGGCCAAGAACCCGGCCAGCTGGCTGGAGGCGTTCGACATGGCCGACGTGGAACCCACCCTGCTCTCCATCAACGCGCGCGACCCCGACGGGCTGGACACCTCCTGGCTCTACGACGTCGACTTCGCGCCGCTGCGCGGCCGTCAGGTCCTGATCACCGGCGACCGGGCGTACGACCTCGCCGTCCGGCTCGACGTCAACGGCGTGCCGTTCCAGCACGTACGCAGCTTCGAAGAAGCGGTCCGGTCGGTGCCACCGGGCCGGCTGGAGGTCATCGCCAACTACACCGCCTTCCAGGACATCCGAGCGGAGCTGGACCGTGTCAACTGA
- the rsmH gene encoding 16S rRNA (cytosine(1402)-N(4))-methyltransferase RsmH: MGELRGTHVPVLLERCLELLAPALGRNRRTVHVDATLGLAGHAEAVLAAHPNTVLIGLDRDTEALAHARVRLARFADRIHLEHAVYDELPDVLHRLGYPAIDGILFDLGVSSLQLDAPDRGFAYAQDAPLDMRMDQTRGVTAEEVVNTYSHPELARVLRVYGEEKFAGKIASAIIRERERGRITSSARLAELVRESIPAPARRTGGHPAKRTFQALRIEVNRELAALETALPAALDKLAVGGRAVILSYHSLEDRLTKQALADRVRSKGPVDLPVELPGSGPTFRLLSRGAELPGEAEVAANPRAASVRLRAAERLDPEAARQRRTDRERYRRRVKAMHQPGTGSPGSGSDPRSAPVDGNGTDEEGEGT; this comes from the coding sequence ATGGGGGAGCTACGCGGCACGCACGTGCCGGTGCTGCTTGAGCGGTGTCTCGAGTTGCTGGCCCCCGCGCTGGGGCGGAACCGACGTACCGTGCACGTCGACGCGACGCTGGGCCTGGCCGGGCACGCCGAGGCGGTGCTGGCCGCGCACCCGAACACGGTGCTGATCGGCCTGGACCGGGACACCGAGGCCCTGGCCCACGCGCGGGTCCGGCTGGCCCGTTTCGCCGACCGGATCCACCTGGAGCACGCCGTCTACGACGAGCTGCCCGATGTGCTGCACCGGCTCGGGTATCCGGCGATCGACGGGATCCTGTTCGACCTGGGCGTGTCGTCGCTGCAACTCGACGCGCCCGACCGCGGGTTCGCGTACGCGCAGGACGCGCCGCTGGACATGCGGATGGACCAGACCCGGGGGGTGACCGCCGAGGAGGTGGTCAACACCTACTCCCACCCGGAGCTGGCCCGGGTGTTGAGGGTGTACGGCGAGGAGAAGTTCGCCGGGAAGATCGCCTCGGCGATCATCCGGGAGCGCGAGCGGGGCCGGATCACCTCGTCGGCGCGACTGGCCGAGCTGGTTCGGGAGAGCATTCCGGCACCAGCCCGACGAACCGGGGGACACCCGGCAAAGAGAACGTTTCAGGCTTTACGTATCGAGGTAAACCGGGAACTGGCAGCGCTGGAGACGGCGCTGCCGGCCGCGCTCGACAAACTCGCCGTGGGCGGTCGCGCGGTGATCCTGTCCTACCACTCGTTGGAGGACCGGCTCACCAAGCAGGCGCTCGCCGACCGGGTCCGTAGCAAGGGCCCGGTCGACCTTCCGGTCGAACTGCCCGGGTCGGGCCCGACGTTCCGGCTGCTCAGCCGGGGCGCCGAGCTTCCCGGCGAGGCGGAGGTCGCCGCAAACCCGCGGGCCGCCTCGGTGCGGCTGCGGGCCGCCGAGCGGCTCGACCCGGAGGCGGCCCGGCAGAGGCGTACCGACCGCGAACGGTACCGCCGCCGGGTGAAGGCGATGCACCAACCGGGGACAGGGTCGCCGGGATCCGGTTCGGATCCCCGCTCGGCCCCGGTGGACGGCAACGGGACGGACGAAGAGGGGGAGGGAACATGA